A genome region from Gossypium hirsutum isolate 1008001.06 chromosome A04, Gossypium_hirsutum_v2.1, whole genome shotgun sequence includes the following:
- the LOC107948952 gene encoding putative Myb family transcription factor At1g14600 isoform X2 encodes MERNSSTECSKTAPSEQSDHQVEAEADSESEENDGESMPRNGGSSSNSTVEENDKKPSVRPYVRSKMPRLRWTPDLHLRFVHAVERLGGQDRATPKLVLQMMNIKGLSIAHVKSHLQMYRSKKIDDPRQVISDHRHLVQSRDGNIFSLNQLPMLQGYNHHHQGDSSNAFRDTSWNGRHFSMRNPYTSRSFTDKQIPVLHGTVTDKIFGSNWTNYNFRMDTSSFNTLLPSWKCHEELKNEISSSSPNLQSLLTKPSTQAKVEDETNCSRNSAQEHRAMKRAISDSNLDLDLTLRLTQAKEEKRPSSEEDDVGLSLSLCGPPSSSKLSRLKGEDDSSRENGRRVSTLDLTI; translated from the exons ATGGAGAGGAATAGCAGCACCGAATGTTCAAAGACAGCTCCGTCCGAACAAAGTGATCATCAGGTCGAGGCCGAGGCAGACAGTGAAAGCGAAGAGAACGATGGTGAAAGTATGCCTAGAAATGGAGGGAGCTCGAGCAACAGCACAGTGGAAGAGAATGATAAGAAGCCATCCGTAAGGCCTTATGTGAGATCCAAGATGCCGAGGCTCCGTTGGACACCCGACCTTCACCTTCGTTTCGTTCACGCAGTCGAAAGACTCGGCGGCCAAGACA GAGCTACCCCAAAGTTGGTTCTTCAGATGATGAATATAAAAGGACTTAGCATCGCTCATGTGAAGAGCCACCTACAG ATGTATAGAAGCAAGAAGATTGATGATCCAAGACAAG TGATAAGCGATCATAGGCATCTTGTGCAAAGTCGAGATGGAAATATTTTTAGCCTCAACCAACTTCCCATGTTGCAAGGCtataatcatcatcatcaaggCGACAGTTCTAATGCTTTCAG AGATACTTCTTGGAATGGTCGCCATTTCTCGATGCGTAATCCTTACACAAGCAGGAGTTTTACTGATAAACAAATACCAGTATTGCATGGAACAGTGACAGATAAGATCTTTGGCAGCAATTGGACCAATTATAATTTCAGGATGGACACTTCCTCTTTCAACACACTACTACCAAGCTGGAAATGCCATGAAGAACTGAAGAATGAAATTTCATCATCATCTCCCAATCTCCAATCACTCCTAACTAAGCCAAGCACTCAAGCTAAAGTAGAAGATGAAACAAATTGTAGCAGAAATAGTGCACAAGAGCATAGGGCAATGAAAAGAGCGATATCGGATAGCAACCTGGACTTGGATTTAACCCTACGGCTAACGCAGGCGAAGGAAGAAAAGCGGCCAAGCTCCGAGGAAGACGATGTTGGCCTATCACTGTCGCTATGCGGACCGCCGTCGTCCTCGAAGCTTAGCAGGTTGAAAGGAGAAGATGATAGTAGTAGGGAAAATGGTAGAAGGGTAAGTACACTAGATCTGACTATATGA
- the LOC107948952 gene encoding putative Myb family transcription factor At1g14600 isoform X1: MERNSSTECSKTAPSEQSDHQVEAEADSESEENDGESMPRNGGSSSNSTVEENDKKPSVRPYVRSKMPRLRWTPDLHLRFVHAVERLGGQDRATPKLVLQMMNIKGLSIAHVKSHLQMYRSKKIDDPRQVISDHRHLVQSRDGNIFSLNQLPMLQGYNHHHQGDSSNAFRYRDTSWNGRHFSMRNPYTSRSFTDKQIPVLHGTVTDKIFGSNWTNYNFRMDTSSFNTLLPSWKCHEELKNEISSSSPNLQSLLTKPSTQAKVEDETNCSRNSAQEHRAMKRAISDSNLDLDLTLRLTQAKEEKRPSSEEDDVGLSLSLCGPPSSSKLSRLKGEDDSSRENGRRVSTLDLTI, translated from the exons ATGGAGAGGAATAGCAGCACCGAATGTTCAAAGACAGCTCCGTCCGAACAAAGTGATCATCAGGTCGAGGCCGAGGCAGACAGTGAAAGCGAAGAGAACGATGGTGAAAGTATGCCTAGAAATGGAGGGAGCTCGAGCAACAGCACAGTGGAAGAGAATGATAAGAAGCCATCCGTAAGGCCTTATGTGAGATCCAAGATGCCGAGGCTCCGTTGGACACCCGACCTTCACCTTCGTTTCGTTCACGCAGTCGAAAGACTCGGCGGCCAAGACA GAGCTACCCCAAAGTTGGTTCTTCAGATGATGAATATAAAAGGACTTAGCATCGCTCATGTGAAGAGCCACCTACAG ATGTATAGAAGCAAGAAGATTGATGATCCAAGACAAG TGATAAGCGATCATAGGCATCTTGTGCAAAGTCGAGATGGAAATATTTTTAGCCTCAACCAACTTCCCATGTTGCAAGGCtataatcatcatcatcaaggCGACAGTTCTAATGCTTTCAG ATACAGAGATACTTCTTGGAATGGTCGCCATTTCTCGATGCGTAATCCTTACACAAGCAGGAGTTTTACTGATAAACAAATACCAGTATTGCATGGAACAGTGACAGATAAGATCTTTGGCAGCAATTGGACCAATTATAATTTCAGGATGGACACTTCCTCTTTCAACACACTACTACCAAGCTGGAAATGCCATGAAGAACTGAAGAATGAAATTTCATCATCATCTCCCAATCTCCAATCACTCCTAACTAAGCCAAGCACTCAAGCTAAAGTAGAAGATGAAACAAATTGTAGCAGAAATAGTGCACAAGAGCATAGGGCAATGAAAAGAGCGATATCGGATAGCAACCTGGACTTGGATTTAACCCTACGGCTAACGCAGGCGAAGGAAGAAAAGCGGCCAAGCTCCGAGGAAGACGATGTTGGCCTATCACTGTCGCTATGCGGACCGCCGTCGTCCTCGAAGCTTAGCAGGTTGAAAGGAGAAGATGATAGTAGTAGGGAAAATGGTAGAAGGGTAAGTACACTAGATCTGACTATATGA